A window of Primulina tabacum isolate GXHZ01 chromosome 4, ASM2559414v2, whole genome shotgun sequence contains these coding sequences:
- the LOC142542674 gene encoding uncharacterized protein LOC142542674 → MAEDLVLDTAIRNWVLVPLSVVMVLIGILRKFASKMMRSDQVPDIKMVKEGQVIIRARNLRAAANFIPAKSFRARRFYFSNEDNGLLHVPKGQAQNPQAQMFSDPNMAMDVMKKNLSMFIPQTLTFAWVNFFFSGFVAAKIPFPLTQRFRAMLQNGIDLSSVDVSYVSGRSWYFLNLFGLRGLFSLILGEDNATDDTQRMQISGFGFDPTRSLGAEKDNLVIVQHEWALPKFEQRAEAVLKKLVS, encoded by the exons ATGGCGGAAGATTTGGTTCTGGACACGGCGATCAGAAATTGGGTATTGGTACCACTATCAGTAGTTATGGTCCTCATCGGGATCCTCCGTAAATTCGCCTCAAAGATGATGCGTTCCGATCAAGTTCCAGACATCAAAATGGTCAAAGAAGG GCAAGTGATAATCAGGGCAAGGAACCTTAGGGCAGCAGCGAATTTTATTCCCGCGAAATCGTTTCGTGCTCGCAGGTTTTATTTCAGCAACGAG GATAATGGATTATTACACGTGCCTAAGGGTCAAGCTCAGAATCCGCAGGCTCAGATGTTTTCTGATCCAAATATGGCGATGGATGTGATGAAGAAAAATCTTTCAATGTTTATACCACAG ACACTGACTTTTGCATGGGTTAATTTTTTCTTCTCCGGATTTGTGGCAG CAAAGATTCCTTTTCCACTAACACAAAGATTCAGGGCAATGCTGCAAAATGGTATAGACTTGAGCTCTGTTGATGTCAGCTATGTTAGCGGTCGTTCCTG GTATTTTCTCAACCTATTCGGGCTTAGAGGTCTCTTCAGTCTTATACTGGGAGAAGATAATG CAACTGATGATACACAACGTATGCAAATTAGTGGTTTTGGATTCGATCCCACAAGG AGTTTGGGTGCAGAGAAAGATAACTTAGTCATTGTTCAGCATGAATGGGCCCTACCAAAATTTGAGCAACGAGCAGAAGCTGTTTTGAAGAAGCTCGTCAGCTGA